agtaaggtccataaagacatggatgagccttgtggaaagccttcccagaagagttgaagctattatagctgcaaaggacgggccaactccatattaaattcatgtgcatgtaaaggcagatgtcccagttttgccctggttcacagtctctgctctaattcatcccaaaggtgttctatcgggttgagtccaggccagtgaagttcctccacaccaaactcatttctctatgtctttatggaccttgctttgtgcactggtgtgcagtcatgttggaacaggaaggggtcaaaaaaaaaaaaaaaaaaaaaaaaaaatcaccagaacgcaatgatttggaggggtgtcccaatacttttggtaatataagTGTAGGTGGCATTATTTAGCTAGCTATGATGGTGTGTTTAGTTGAATTCATGCAGCTGCTGATTCAAGTCCATTGCTGAACCAGCTAAAGCTCACCAGTTGCTATTTCTTATTACTCATCTCCATTATCTCTCCTTAGTCTAcgagaaataaatgaattcacTTATGGGAATATCAAGCCCACAATTGTTGGCGTTTTTGCTTCCAGAAACAATTACAGAATTTTCATTACAATATTTGCAGTACATTCACGCACAcagttcctactactggttgccaaaGTAATAATTAATAGATGAGACGATTGCATTCCAAATCAGTTTCTTAgcactaaaatgaaacattctggagggaggtttggtgtttgtgtataaaaaaaaaattagcagtGTTTATCTGCTTCATATTATAGAAGATGAatgagaagcagtgtgtgctctttgccaaATTTGCATAAACTTTTCTAAATTTGTTATGTTGCTTTCCGGTCACTTTATCGCTGTGAGTCgctgtatatgtaaatgtagcAGTAGGCTTTCATTTGGGAGCAATTTTTTCCTTAAACCTTTATTGTTATTTTCCAGTTTAACACAGAAGTATCCGCCTGTCAAGTTTCTCTCTGAGAAGGATCGCAAGAGGATTTTGGTAAGAATATAacacttacatttaaattttctATAAAGTCCAGACTGAAAGCTCAGGAGTGTCATGTCATTATTAAGGCAGTGTCTATGATTTATTATGTATCATATGTTTCACTCAGAAAAGGAAGACTTTGGAGTAGTCTTTTAAATTGAAAGGGTAACGTGCTATTTGGCTCCATTGCTCCTGCCATTTTGTCGTACAAATTGTCAATACTGAGCTCTTGAACTCTCTTATAATGGAATTGGtgtcttgtttttgttgctTCCATAGCAGTGTAGTGCACTCAATAAATGAAAGAATCAAGCGAACAGATATTAAATTGTAGTCTAGACTTTGCTATGAATCATGGCAAGGATGAGAGGAAGTTCATATAATTTGTTTTGACATGGGTCGTTTAAAAGGTCATGTAGAGGTGCTTAATGAGATGGATGGACAAGTGCAAGACATTCAGATGCATTTGGTGTCACCTGCTATGATTCCTGATGGAAGCTAGCCCTCGCATTCTGTTGTGAATAAGTCCTTGAATTCATTACTTTTGTTCTGGCTGTAGATCACTGGTGGTGCAGGTTTTGTGGGCTCACACCTGACTGATAAACTGATGATGGACGGTCATGAGGTGACTGTGGTGGATAACTTTTTTACCGGGCGCAAGCGCAACGTAGAGCACTGGATCGGCCATGAGAACTTTGAGCTCATCAACCACGATGTGGTAGAACCGCTCTATATCGAAGGTGAGTATTCCTGTGCTCCTGCACtttctcaaataataaaaaggaaaacCGTCTTgactttttaattaaattctttACCCAGAGGGATACATGGATGTGGCTATGTAGATAAGATTGTTAAGGAATAGCTGTAATCGTAAGAGTAATTGTAGAGTATATATAGTAAATAAGGTGCTGGGATTAAAGATTATACAAAATAATTTCACATGGAACCTTGCAAGAAAATTGTACTTCTTTTGCAAAAAAACcaggtgttattattattatttttattattattattagtagtagtattattatactacaattgtgtgtttttgttttccattaAAGCTAATTATTTTACCTGTTTATCTCATAAAATGGGACAGTAGCTGTGCTTTGACAcaagtttatttaaaattatttattttattcataacgTGATCTGCATGGTACTACTGCGTATCTACTATTTATGTGAATTGGCCTACAcagctgttttttatttataacaatatatacactatattgccaaaagttttgggacactcctccaaatcattgaattcgggtgttgtttttccagggttggacttggccccttagttccagtggacggaactcttaatgctccatgacatccatgtctttatggaccttgctttatacactggtgtgcagtcatgctggaacagggaggggtcatccctaaactgttcccacaaagttgggagcatgaaaatgtttttgtatgctgaagcattaagagttcctttcactggaactaagaggccaagcccaagatttggaggggtgtcccaaaacctttggcaatatagtgtatatatttaaggATCACAAGTTTGCATAAAATTTGCAGAATCtgcaaaatgttaataaaaagtAAGAAGGatcataaaatttttttttatatttatactgcCCTGAATAGACTTGCATATGCTTGATTCTTAATCCTGAATATTGTTAGGTGGATGATCAGtgactgtttttatgttttgtgacAGTTGTTCATGAGTCACTTGTTTCTCCTGAGCAGTAATAAACTGCCTGCTGTTCATTGGGTCCTGCACATTCTTTGCTTTTCAAGGATCCAGCAGAGGCTATATGATGTTGAGATgcatcttttcacactgagaACAACTGAGGTTCTTGTACACAACATTTACCAAAAGTGCAAACATACATTGGTGCTTCAGAAGGCAACCCAGTACATTAAGAGCCAGGGAGTGTAAACATTTGAACACGATGATCGGtttaaattgtaattatttaaagatCTTATTTTTCCATTTAGTACTGCTCTTAAGAAGCTACAGAAGATTTACATGAGAAATTTCCcagaacacaaaacattaaCAATTTACACCGACTATCCAGTTCAAATGTTTACACTGCTCTTACACTTAATGTGTCAAAATGCAATTTTTATGATccctcttattttatttttaatgattaatgtTTTACAGATTCAGCAAGGTGTACATAAACTTATGACCTCGACTGTAATTAATCATACTAGAGAATTTTAGCATCTTGGTGAAATGATGATGTAAGGAAACATGTTTTAATACATGTTTTATAATACATGTTTTAAATTAATGCATAGCACtcacaataaatacaagactGATGAATATATCAGGTCTGAACAGCTATTTGTTTTTTCTGTCCACTTGAGATCGAAATCTCGATTTAGCTGCCTTACACTGTCTTTCTAATAAAAGTAATGCAGTCGAATGTGATTTTGTTCTGCCTGCTACTTTCTCTCGTTTGTAACAGATGTGAGCCTTGaagcttctcttttcttttagaAAATTTAGAAATTGTTTGCCAAAAGCTACTGGAACACTGTTTTTCTTCTGTCCAACAGAAttgtttaaacatttgtcaaATCTTTCATTTCTGCCATTATACTAGTGCTTTACCACCAGTTTGTCCACTGCAGACCTGAATGACAAGTAACAAATCCATAGCTGACTTTGAAcatgactttgactttgaactCCTTATTATTATTCGTCTTGAAACCCAAGATGTTTCCCCCCACTTCACATCTCCTGTTGATCAGTCCTCTCTCACCAATGGgctgtagaggtgtgtgtgtgtgtgcgtgtgtgtgtgtgcatacacgCATACCTCCAATATTGACTGTGCCTGCTGCTGCTTTCCTTCCTTCAGTGCTCTGCAATTGAAAGAACATTCTCACAGTCATTTCCTCAACAATAGCTTTATATGGGGGGAAAAACCTTGACAGAACCCATCTTGTTGCACCAGGTTAGATATCAGATTAAAACAGCTTTTCCTCTGTGTGCTTCTTGGTACATAAGTTAGTCCAGATGTTGCAGTTGTTTTTACAGACTACAATATGAAATAATGCCAGGTTTTGTTATGTATTTATTCACACGTAATTTGGGACTTAAtatgcaactgagcaattgagggttaagggccttgctcaggggcccagcagtggcagcttggtggacctgggattcgaactcacagccttctgatcagtagtccaaggccttaaacactaagctacaacatccaTATCTGGATAACTATTCCATATTTAAAATACTATATCTATACCTCTATCAGTTCAGCAGTATGCTACTAGAGAGAAGATAAAGATGATGCATAGCCTATTCCAATATATATTGAagcatttttcatttgttttacttttctttttagtGGATCAGATATATCACTTGGCTTCTCCCGCATCACCTCCCAACTACATGTATAATCCAATCAAGACCCTTAAAACCAACACTATTGGCACTCTGAATATGCTTGGTAAGTATTTTCACACAGCGTTCATTTCATGCGATagccagcttttttttttgtcctgaaaAAGAGAAATCAAACCTCTTTTTTTCTAGCTTCAGTATTGATCTTCCTTTGCTCTCTAATTTCCCCTTCACCCAATTCTGCATTAGTTTCTCCAGGAAAAAAGGAAGTCACAGGAGTTCTTTGCACTTTGTGAACTTGCTAGCTTTTTTGTACTTTGTACAGAGATCGAATCTTATGAAGAAGGTTACTGTCTGAGTTAAAGCTCTTCCTTTTTCAATAGCTGTACCTTGACTCTTTGCCTTATCCTTGCGTCACTCACTACGTGGTGTTCTTTATTCTCAGGTCTGGCGAAGCGTGTGGGTGCTCGACTACTTCTTGCATCCACGTCAGAAGTGTATGGAGGTATGGCAGTGTCCATAACTACTACTAAGCACTGCACATGTAAAGAATGTCAAATTCAAATAAGGCGCATAACAGTGTCCAACTTAAACAAAATTTAAAGGCATCCATTTTTTGCTCATTTGAGATGAAAAGACCTGTCAAAAGAGTAACACTGAGTGTTATTCATCTGCAATTATTGGTTATTTTCAGGAAAGCTTTTGAGAAAACTGCTTTAGGACACTGATCTGATTTGAAGCAAAGAGACAAGTGTTGTGTGGTGAGCTGAAGCTGGAGGACACACTTGACTATCTCGCTTTGACACTCAGATTGACTCTCATATAAtgagccagacacacacacacacacacacacacttttatcctcccctctctctgtgcatTGTTCAGCTGGCTTGGCCCAGCAGGGTGTGTAAAAGTGAGCTCCCTAGGGCTGtgtactgtgtttgtgtatgcatgttcatgagtgtgtgaataattAGAAAGCTTATCATATCGAATTAACATGTAGCTTAATGAtttgctgtctgtgtgtgtgtgtacatgtagaTCCAGAGGTACATCCTCAGAATGAAGACTATTGGGGTCACGTGAACCCAATCGGACCGAGGGCTTGTTATGATGAAGGGAAGCGTGTGGCTGAAACTATGTGTTACGCATACATGAAACAGGTACATCTCATAGTGTTTCTAATGATCTACTCATTAATAATAGATGTATGTAGAATATTTTTGGAGAGTCAGGTGAGGAAGGTACTGGTTCTAAAAGGGGACAAAGTATGATTGGGAACAGTCTAATAAATCTTAACTGCAACTTAATATTGTGTAGGAATAGTTTTGTGTATAGAATATctgcatattttatttaaatatatttttattacttttaattagtttttttttttttataagtagTAGTAATAGGACCAAACCTAAGTGAAGGATTCTTTTGGTCAAAACCAGTAAAGGGTAAATCCTGGAGTCTGTGGGATTTCACCACAGCATCCTCAATTGAATGCCAATAAGCTCTAGAAATGATTCTCATCCAGACAGCCACAGCCCTCAACTGAAatgatatgaaatataaaatagttCAGGCAAGAATACCTTCAGATTGCTTATGAATCTATAGTGTAGTACCCTGTGTTCAATAAAAAGTTAAATCTAAGAAggatatttattctttcatgaaTGCACATTGTCAGCTTCTGAGCTCTTGATTTTGTGCATTAGACTGTTCTAGTTATATTTAGAAAGTGTTGGTAAAGACgtgttaaatttttttaaccCAAATAAGCAATCACATGCTAGTAGTTATTGAGGAAAGTAGTTGTATCTGGACATTTATGGGCATATGGTTTGATTTAGTCTAGTTGAGCTAGCTTGTAAACAAACAGGGAGCAGAATTCGTCAAATAGTATGTATGAAGAATGTATTCAGATACATTGTGTATAATATGTAACAGAGGAACTGACACGGTAGATAGGTTTTGCAGAACGGCTTCAGTCACAGAGTAACAGGCCGTGTCTTTGTCAGGACTCCAACTCATGATCTATCTAGCATATTTTTCCTAGAATAGGAAGAACAGTAAGTAAACTGAACtgtaacatttttttctgtctgtgaaCTTTCCTAGTGTCTACATAACTAAAACAAATGAGCCTGTATACAAATGCTCTACAGTTCCTAATGCCCTAAATTGTAACAGCCCTCCTTCCTGCCCCAGAACTATGCTGTAACATGATTTACAATAAAGAGAGGACAAAAACCTATATGCTGGTTAAATAAAGACTCATTATATATAACTAGGGCAGTGTGCAGAACTGCATAAGTGTCCATGTACTCACTTCTGGTGTCCAGAACCAAGTTTTTGGATCTATGATCACAGTCCTGTTTTGTACGGAACTGAGTAGCTGACAACAGGATTTCATTGTGAattgtgtatattttaattCTATACACTtcacaattctctctctctctctctgtctctctctctctaacagcaaACTACAGTCATGAATGCAAGGccaattcttgttttttttactgtgcaTTGAAGATATATGggtttgaattaaaacactgaaTATGAGCGAATGCaccagaatttcagctttcatttcctgatgaATTAAACAACTTAAAGCATGGCACCTTTTaacaacaaatcagtttttGAAGTGAGCAAAATTATAGGAACAGGTGTACTGTATCTTGTTGCACTAGTGttgattgtttttaataattaagaAATCTGAATGTCTACTCTTGGTCCGAGGCTTGGATTTCATCTGTGAAGATTGTATTTGTTGGTAAAAAGATAAACCAAGATGAAGCTCAGAGAGCTGCCTATGGAAGAGAAGTAGGTCACTTTGAAGATAGGAAAAGAGGGAACATTGGTCAGAGTAATTGGCCAATACAATAATTTGGAATAtcctgaggggaaaaaaaacagtactgaaaaagaaaaagcatacTTTTGGAGTGGACTGTCCCCGGGTGGGGGCACTATTAAATGAAATGTTGCCTGTACTAAAGCCCACAAGGAATATGGTGAGCGGGATAAATGGTGGCcttaaaatgtaaatgcagatgttttttttccattgtgaTGGTTGtgctttccatttctttttgCCAAAACATTTTTTGCTCAATCTCTCGTGTGTGACCATCCGTCTAAGTGAATGGCAGCAGCCTTTAGTGGATCAGACTGGATCTGAAATCTTGTTGTCACGTCATCAGTTAATTTCTTATCTCCTTCACCACAGTCAGAGCCAGGCTTGCTGTCTAATGTCATCACATTCTTTCCTTCAGTCTTTCATACATGCAAATAATTACATGACCATCATGGAAACATTTTCAGAAGGACAGATAACAGAATAAAGCAGAGATGATTTTAAGACAAGCTGTGTTCATCTCTTTACCACGAATACAAAATAGGGATGATGAACTCCTTTGTTGAAATAGGAGCTTCGATTGATGGAATGTTTGGTTGCCTGACTTTTAGAATTGAGTTCAGAGACAGTCTGcactttgtttgtgtgtgaggcaCAGAGCTGATTGggtcatttttcttttaatattttcctAATGAGTTCCTGATACGAGTAAAATCCCCCAGATATTCAAAGATCCATATCTCATCCGTTTAAATCcccctttttctccttttttggaTTCCTCATTAACAGAGTTTTGGGCCATGTCTTATTTAAATTAGGTACAAATCTATAATGCTAGTAATGCAGTATTAGTATAGCAGTATTAGGGACTATTATTACTGTGCCTTTCTATCTTTATCTCTGTTAAACTAGGGAATGCATTGGAGTGGCACCTATTACAAAAATGTAGATTTGTTACTAGTCAACTCTTTGTCACCTCAGGCTAGTCTTTTTTTAGCAAACTGTCATCACATACGTCAAGTTCTCCTGCCAACTCCTTGTCTAATCAGGTTTTAATCAGACTTTTCACACCCACTTTTACTACTTTACCGCTCAGTTTACACAAGTGTGAACACAAAGACGTGCATATTTGTTTTGATTAAGTAATAATAACTCAAAATACTACAGGAAACTTACAAAATTAAAGTTCGTTCAAAgtatgtttcttttatttattaaaagtcaAACAAAACCAAGTAATAGCTTTGTGTGAAAaagtttcagcttttatttaccttttacgCCATGAAGAAAATACCACAATACCACATGTTCATCAAGATGAAACTCCTCTCAGCAAGCGCGTCTTTTTGAAATGACTAGCAACCTGGTCAGCTGGCCTGAATACTGCGCACAGATTTGCTAAAATGGATATATCGGTTTCTGCTCACAAACAAGGGCGCTTGTCGGCTTCTGCAGGAAAACATGAAACATTCTGCAGTAAAACATGATGCCTTGAAAGCGGACAATACCGGCTTGTTTGACAGAAGGTGCTTAGGTTTTAGATCGTGCTATATGTGGAGAATAACTAACGACAGTCagttcatttttgtaaatatggCGTTTATTGGTTTTTGCAAATGAACTGTCTCTATATACttaaacatatacactacaGACCTTACCTTAACAGTTGACCTTATAATATGATATGCATAACAGTACATTGATATTCAGTACTGAATGAGATTTACGTGACTGCACTCTTCCTGGCACAGCAGTACACATCTACATAACAGTATAATATATGTAACTCTCTATTCCTTCTTGAGTCTAGAAagaagtttgtttttaatattgttttttcctttacatttgtaacagaaaaaatataatactgtGATTTTCCACAAATGTATTTGTCAGTCTCTTTGAGGTGGTTACAAAATGGGTCCTAATGTCTATAAAACTGTATATAATAAGCCGTTTTTTGTTCTTCAGGAGGGGGTAGAGGTGCGAGTAGCACGGATCTTCAACACGTTTGGTTCTCGCATGCATATGAACGATGGCCGGGTGGTTAGTAACTTCATCCTACAGGCTCTACAGGGCGAGCCTCTGACGGTGAGcttctacacaacactctaaaataacacactgtacagttGGTCAATGATTTATTCTTTGTAAGTGGTTTAGTGTATGGAGAATGGAACCCCTAATgttaatatcattttaatatatattgctattctttcttttttcttctttaggtTTATGGTTCAGGGTCTCAGACCAGAGCATTTCAATATGTCAGGTAAGGCGTCAGTCTCGTGTTCACTGTGGTCTGACCGTCACTCTGATGTGACACAACACTGATTACtgtcactgactgactgactcaagTGCATATGATTATATAATTTATGAAAAAAAGGTCAATGCTGGTTTCATAGTGAAAATATTAGTTTCTAAATAGTTTCAAAAGTTTTGAATATCTTTGCTATAAAGTGTTTGATTTAAATAATCTTATTCATTACAACCGACAGGTTTgacatctatatctatatctattcCTTGTGCAGTTTTATGACTAAGATTTGACCTTATgttgctttcttttacatttacagtatttaagcAGACACTCTTTTCCAGACCAActtatatttttctcatttatgcaactgagcagttgagggttaagggccttgctcaaggacccattggttgcagcttggtggtcttgggatttgagctcacaaccttcctaaCAGTAATCCAAAAACAGAGCTGTTGCTTTGATTCAAAAGGCATTGCAGTAGAGAAGGGCACTTGTTCAGTGGAGACAAGAATGTGAGGAGAAGTGATGCTATTTGACAAAATGGCAGACCCAGAGCATTTTAACTGGGGTTTCCAATTAAAAAGATAAAgtatgtgtgttgtggtcaTAGAAAAGCAAGATATAATGCCTTTTCAATATGGACATtagtaaatgaaagaaaaaggcaAGGAAATCACATAATAGTTAAAAACATTGGATATGATGGAATAGCCTGACTTCCCAGTATTCAGTTTGAGCAATCTGTTCTAGCATGGCTGGTGGTATTTCTGAGGCAGCTACTGCTGTGACCCTGACTTTGTATGACTTTCTGCCAAGGGCAGTGAGACGTTATAGGCATTTTTAAAAGCTTTACTGTGTCGCCAAGGCAAACATTTAACCTTAACATGCAGGGCGTTAGTTTTTGCTTGAGTAGCACAGCAAGAACCTTGAATGCACTCTGTTACTTGAAATGATCTCAGGGAATATGAAAATTCCATAGATGTCTTCATTAAGCATTAAAAGTTTGTGTTGGATGACTTTCATTTGGTAATTTGGCTTGGATTCAGTCTTAAGGTTTAGAATGACGCATGAGGGCTTCTTCGTGTTGAGATGCAGACTCTGAGCCCCTACTGGAGTACTGCACGCTACATTTCAGTCTCCATTGGCAAATTTTTGGCAATTTATCAAACATATACTTTTTGATACACCCAATTTTTGCGTCATGACACAGCAATGTTTATCAGAACAAATGTTTAAGGACATATTTTGTAAGATGGACCAAGAAAACCTTTACAATTTCTATTAATATTGTATAGAATttgtacatatatattattaaaatatttttgaagtTACTATGACAACTGCTTGAGCGATAGTGCTGCTGGTATTTGGTGTGGAAGAGAATTTCTTGAGCTGGTTGAATATTGCTTGTTTGATATAGAAAAGAAGATTCATTGTAGGCACGTGGTGGATGACCTTTTTTAAATTTCGTTGAAAGAAAGCAAGAGCAGTACTTAAAGGAAGCAGTACTTAAACTTCATGATATAgatgctgtctgtctgtgctgAGTCTGCTTTGGTTCTGTGAAAAATCGTGCATGCTCTGACAAATCTACAAAGGGTTATGATCAATATTTGTATACACCTACACCATTTTCATAGGTCCCCCCTGCTTGTCCATACACTTTTCCAGTCAGCCATATATAGTCAAATTACCTAAAAGTTCCCAGGTTTGGTTACTAACAATGAAGTTAATACTACAAGTAATAAAGAATAGTTTCGTTTagctttattacattttaaaaaaaaaaaaagctaaatgaGCTAAATACTGCTGCTGTGTAAATTCTATCACATTCCTGTCATCATGGGCTTTTCATCCACTGCTGTACTGTACCTTTGGATGTGTGTTCTGTCCATTTGCTTTATAATACACAGCCCTGCACTGTAACATGTTTATTCATCTTCCTCTCTTTCAGTGATCTTGTGAATGGTCTTGTGGCTCTGATGAACAGTAACATCAGCAGTCCTGTTAACCTGGTGAGGATTTTACTTATTAACTGGTTGGTTGACTGACTGGTTGGTTGGttaattgattcatttattgACTTACTTAACATATATTACTTAGAAAGTGCACAGGAAAGCCTCAACAGCATTATAGGGAATTTTTACCTACTGTCTACTCTCTTATAAGAATATAccttaatatataataaccCTGAATATTTAATTTTGAAGATCAGTATTTAGATATGTGGTAATTTGTCCAAGTAATCACTTACCTaattacatattatattaattgATTTTGTTAACAATCTAATGCTTAACTAATAACTTTTTTTGATTGTATTTATGGTCAACATTTTTGTAAGtgtaatttgtttatatttcatgTGTAGAGTATGTAGATTTAAATTGCTGCACAATGCTCACTGGCAGTGATGATAAATGGACAAATAAGTAATCCAAATATCCAAATATTTATTGCAAAATTTGAGCAAAAATACTGACAAATTGTAATTTGAATAATTCATTCCttcatgaatgaattttaatacTGCACTGATAATGAAATCTGCTGTCTGACATTTCAAAGCTTTTAATATTTGTCTTGTAATTTCTGAGCACATGAACCTGAGGATGATTCACATGTGTGCCACTCTCACATTTCATTCCTtcatacagcatgtgtgttcTGCTTTCAGGGAAACCCTGAGGAACACACTATACTGGAATTTGCTCAGATGATTAAAAGCCTGGTTGGTGAGTAGTAAAGCAGTGGAGTTCTATTAAAGACAGCTagcatcacacatacacatgctctcactGATGTCTATTTTGAGTAAATGTCATCATTCTGTTCTGTCTGATTCTGTAATCCTCACTCTGTCTCGCCGTTCAGTGAGCCGCAGTCATATCCAGTTCCTTCCAGAAGCACAGGATGACCCTCAGAGACGGCGGCCAGACATCCGCAAGGCAAAAATGCTGCTCGGCTGGGAGCCTGTGGTGAGCACTAGActacatttattaaatgtaccgagaaaaaaaacatgcacaggAATTTTTTTGAGGCTTGAATTAGAAACACCATGAAGGTTTTATGATTGACTTGTGGTGATGTGAGAAATATTCTTCTGCAATTGCATACTTAATGTTTACTGCTTCTATATTCTGAGCCTTTCCATTCTGTACAAAGTACCAGTCCTACAGCTCTCGGTTGGAGCACTGTGTTGTCGCGCTGTCCTGCTACTTGGTGGAGCAGGGTGTCTGAAGATTCAGGAACCAACTGAAATATGTGGAGGAAATATGTCTGTCTGATTTGTGTAAAATCTATAAAAACATGATGCAGCAGCTGATGAAATGTGGGTGTAAGGGTGAAAATGTAGAGCGTATGTAAATTTATGTTGAAGTACACTCTCACTGGTTtctgtaatgtgtagtgtgtctgtagtgt
This DNA window, taken from Hemibagrus wyckioides isolate EC202008001 linkage group LG06, SWU_Hwy_1.0, whole genome shotgun sequence, encodes the following:
- the uxs1 gene encoding UDP-glucuronic acid decarboxylase 1 encodes the protein MMRMPWLITVINRRIMKLLVALGLIAYIASVWGTYTNMRMIQEHSELKIEQRIDEAVAPLREKIRDLELSLTQKYPPVKFLSEKDRKRILITGGAGFVGSHLTDKLMMDGHEVTVVDNFFTGRKRNVEHWIGHENFELINHDVVEPLYIEVDQIYHLASPASPPNYMYNPIKTLKTNTIGTLNMLGLAKRVGARLLLASTSEVYGDPEVHPQNEDYWGHVNPIGPRACYDEGKRVAETMCYAYMKQEGVEVRVARIFNTFGSRMHMNDGRVVSNFILQALQGEPLTVYGSGSQTRAFQYVSDLVNGLVALMNSNISSPVNLGNPEEHTILEFAQMIKSLVVSRSHIQFLPEAQDDPQRRRPDIRKAKMLLGWEPVVPLEEGLNKTIQYFSKELEHQANNQYIPKPKAARMKKGRPRHN